One Brevibacterium spongiae DNA segment encodes these proteins:
- a CDS encoding transposase has product MRKDCLITDEQAKAAIELFDKGHGYAATATKLDVHKPTLKLLHDRWLVRGTISVMEPHQPRRIPAETKIATAKRYLDGEHKVVLAQELGLASSRTVVDWAKKYRDECDSLKWPHLEQK; this is encoded by the coding sequence ATGCGTAAGGACTGTCTGATCACAGACGAACAAGCCAAAGCCGCGATCGAGCTCTTCGACAAAGGGCACGGCTACGCCGCGACCGCCACGAAGCTCGACGTGCATAAACCCACGCTCAAACTCCTCCACGACCGGTGGCTGGTGCGTGGAACAATATCGGTCATGGAACCGCACCAGCCCCGCCGCATACCGGCAGAGACAAAGATCGCGACTGCGAAACGGTACCTCGACGGCGAACACAAAGTCGTCCTGGCTCAAGAGCTTGGCCTGGCATCCTCACGCACCGTCGTTGATTGGGCGAAGAAATACCGGGATGAGTGTGACAGTCTGAAATGGCCCCACTTGGAGCAAAAATGA
- the istB gene encoding IS21-like element helper ATPase IstB, translated as MNAKTIPASTPAVTALGDQAAEAAIATACRTLFMPTIRDQASPMAEAAARERLSHKAYLAEVLAAECDDRDARRRIRRIKEAKFPRTKHLSDFDTAAIEDLPPARLATLATGAWIDAGEPLVLLGDSGTGKTHLLIGLGTAAAEQGRRVRYVTTAALVNELTEAADAKQLSRVVGRYARLDLLCLDELGYVSLDSRGAELLFQIITEREERASIATASNASFSEWGQTFTDPRLAAAVVDRLTFNAHIINTGTSSYRLRTTRARSEEATLQEGDQP; from the coding sequence ATGAACGCGAAAACCATCCCGGCATCGACGCCGGCAGTGACTGCTCTGGGTGATCAGGCGGCTGAGGCCGCGATCGCCACGGCTTGTCGGACCCTGTTCATGCCCACGATCCGTGACCAGGCCTCACCGATGGCCGAGGCAGCAGCCCGAGAACGGCTCTCGCACAAGGCCTACCTGGCTGAGGTGTTGGCCGCGGAGTGTGATGATCGTGATGCCCGCCGTCGGATCCGGCGGATCAAGGAAGCGAAGTTTCCTCGCACCAAGCACCTGTCCGACTTCGATACCGCCGCCATCGAGGATTTGCCGCCGGCCCGGTTGGCGACTCTGGCCACCGGAGCGTGGATCGATGCCGGTGAGCCGTTGGTGCTACTCGGTGATTCCGGGACAGGGAAGACGCATCTGCTGATCGGTCTGGGGACCGCCGCGGCCGAGCAGGGCCGCAGAGTCCGCTACGTCACGACGGCGGCCCTGGTCAACGAGCTCACCGAGGCCGCCGATGCCAAGCAGCTCTCCCGGGTAGTGGGCCGCTATGCTCGCCTGGACCTGCTGTGCCTGGATGAGTTGGGGTATGTCAGCCTCGATTCTCGTGGAGCTGAGTTACTCTTCCAGATCATCACCGAACGTGAGGAACGAGCCTCGATTGCGACAGCCTCGAACGCCTCGTTCAGCGAGTGGGGGCAGACATTCACCGACCCGCGGCTGGCCGCGGCCGTTGTCGATCGGTTGACGTTTAACGCCCACATCATCAACACCGGCACCAGCTCTTACCGGCTGCGCACCACCCGGGCCAGGAGCGAAGAGGCCACTTTGCAGGAAGGAGATCAACCATGA
- a CDS encoding LysE family translocator, translated as MTGPEILTITGAAAALAITPGPETILTIRLSSLRRKAGLVYALGTATGTVIWMVLALTGVSALLTVYPAAIQVLKIGGGLYLCLLGLLAGRQALRLRRELRAASADSALKDTPDPASSAADDTSAEAAAGPVSEIATVMDSSSWGHLRSIVSYRRGIISSLSNPKVGLFFLAILPTLVPAAPSSVDYAVLVLLILGVLLSYQLVLACLASLAASAMAHRSADFFIEAASTVILLVIGIAVIAIPI; from the coding sequence GTGACCGGACCCGAGATCCTGACCATCACCGGTGCCGCCGCCGCTCTGGCGATCACGCCCGGCCCCGAGACGATCCTCACGATCCGTCTGTCCTCCCTGCGCCGCAAGGCCGGACTCGTCTACGCCCTCGGCACCGCCACGGGCACCGTGATCTGGATGGTGCTGGCACTCACCGGAGTCTCCGCCCTGCTCACCGTCTACCCGGCCGCCATCCAGGTGCTCAAGATCGGCGGCGGACTCTACCTCTGCCTCCTCGGACTCCTCGCCGGACGACAGGCGCTGCGGCTGCGTCGCGAACTCCGCGCTGCCTCGGCCGACTCCGCTCTCAAGGACACACCGGATCCCGCGTCGAGTGCCGCCGACGATACCTCCGCCGAGGCGGCCGCCGGCCCGGTCAGCGAGATCGCCACCGTCATGGACTCGTCCTCGTGGGGCCACCTGCGCTCGATCGTGTCCTACCGCCGCGGCATCATCTCCTCGCTGAGCAATCCGAAGGTCGGCCTGTTCTTCCTCGCGATCCTGCCCACCCTCGTGCCCGCGGCCCCGAGCAGCGTCGACTATGCGGTGCTCGTCCTCCTCATCCTCGGCGTGCTCCTGTCCTATCAGCTCGTGCTCGCGTGCCTGGCGAGCCTGGCCGCCTCGGCGATGGCGCACCGCAGTGCCGACTTCTTCATCGAGGCTGCCTCGACCGTGATCCTGCTCGTCATCGGCATCGCGGTCATCGCGATCCCGATCTGA
- a CDS encoding IS3 family transposase: protein MKARIVASLKADYPLPLLLQVAGLARSTFFYHQKRFDVRPDPYAQVRTLIEDIFEKSHKRYGHRKIWAVLVKQGITIAKKTVLRLMRDMGLQTEVRKKKFDSHRGTVGAVADNVLNREFTADEPNEKWVSDVTEFAVEDKKLYLSPVIDLFDAGVVSYSMSTSPNTALTNESLRSACQGLPPGQTPLVHTDQGFQYQHVSWASILAKHGATASMSRKGNCWDNAMAENFFGQLKSEMFYLQKFDSVDDLKAAIDEYIHWYNYERISTRLGDLAPMEYRSKTAKDGEPIYELC, encoded by the coding sequence GTGAAAGCACGCATCGTTGCCAGTCTCAAGGCAGACTATCCACTGCCATTGCTGCTGCAGGTCGCGGGTTTGGCCCGGTCGACGTTCTTCTATCACCAGAAACGATTCGACGTGAGACCCGACCCATACGCGCAGGTGAGAACCCTCATCGAGGACATCTTCGAGAAGAGTCACAAACGTTACGGGCACCGCAAGATCTGGGCTGTCTTGGTCAAACAGGGCATCACGATCGCGAAGAAGACGGTGCTGCGATTGATGCGTGACATGGGTCTGCAGACCGAGGTGCGGAAGAAGAAATTCGACTCCCATCGCGGCACGGTCGGGGCCGTTGCTGACAACGTACTCAATCGGGAGTTCACCGCTGATGAACCGAACGAGAAATGGGTTTCTGACGTCACGGAATTCGCTGTTGAAGACAAGAAACTGTATCTGTCACCAGTGATCGATCTGTTCGATGCCGGTGTGGTGTCGTACTCGATGTCGACGTCACCGAACACGGCATTGACGAACGAATCATTGAGGAGTGCTTGTCAGGGGCTTCCGCCGGGTCAGACACCGTTGGTGCATACCGATCAGGGGTTTCAGTACCAGCACGTGTCCTGGGCGTCGATCCTGGCCAAGCACGGTGCGACAGCGTCGATGTCGCGGAAGGGAAACTGCTGGGATAACGCGATGGCGGAGAACTTCTTCGGGCAGTTGAAGTCCGAAATGTTCTATCTGCAGAAATTCGACTCAGTCGATGACCTCAAAGCCGCGATCGATGAGTACATTCATTGGTACAACTACGAAAGGATCTCGACACGACTTGGCGATCTTGCCCCGATGGAATATCGAAGCAAGACCGCCAAGGATGGTGAGCCTATTTACGAACTATGCTGA
- the panB gene encoding 3-methyl-2-oxobutanoate hydroxymethyltransferase, giving the protein MPDAAHPNQNTTATSADAAAEQPAPYGSAQASASAAPPRRIRTLDLIKAKAEGRRWAMLTSYDQYTAALFEQAGVEALLVGDSAANNVFGHATTLPVTVDELIPLARAVASATNRALIVADLPFGSYEISDEQAVATAVRFMKEAGVHAVKLEGGARMASRIRAITNAGIPVMAHIGFTPQAEHNLGGYKVQGRGEAGTALLDDARAVAAAGAFSVVMEMVPTGLAGQVTAELKVPTVGIGAGAETDAQVLVWQDMAGLRTGRAPRFVKRYADLHSVLTEAVETYVDEVKSGVFPEPERSFD; this is encoded by the coding sequence ATGCCCGACGCGGCACACCCGAACCAGAACACGACCGCCACCAGCGCCGATGCGGCCGCGGAGCAGCCCGCCCCGTACGGCAGTGCACAGGCGTCCGCTTCCGCGGCACCGCCTCGGCGAATCCGCACCCTCGACCTCATCAAGGCGAAGGCCGAAGGCAGGCGGTGGGCGATGCTGACCAGCTACGACCAGTACACGGCCGCCCTGTTCGAGCAGGCCGGCGTCGAGGCTCTGCTCGTCGGCGATTCCGCGGCGAACAACGTCTTCGGCCACGCCACGACCCTGCCGGTGACCGTGGACGAGCTCATTCCCCTGGCCCGCGCGGTCGCCTCGGCGACGAATCGTGCGCTCATCGTCGCGGACCTGCCTTTCGGCAGCTATGAGATCTCCGATGAGCAGGCCGTGGCCACGGCAGTGCGGTTCATGAAGGAGGCCGGCGTCCACGCGGTCAAGCTCGAAGGCGGGGCGCGGATGGCCTCCCGGATCCGGGCGATCACGAACGCGGGGATCCCCGTCATGGCGCACATCGGCTTCACCCCGCAGGCCGAGCACAACCTCGGCGGATACAAGGTCCAAGGGCGCGGCGAGGCCGGGACCGCCCTGCTCGACGATGCTCGCGCGGTCGCCGCGGCCGGGGCGTTCTCCGTGGTCATGGAGATGGTGCCCACGGGCCTGGCCGGGCAGGTCACTGCCGAGCTGAAGGTCCCGACCGTAGGCATCGGCGCCGGTGCCGAGACCGACGCGCAGGTGCTCGTGTGGCAGGACATGGCGGGTCTGCGCACCGGCCGTGCCCCGCGCTTCGTCAAGCGCTACGCCGACCTGCATTCGGTGCTCACCGAGGCGGTCGAGACCTATGTCGACGAAGTGAAGTCAGGGGTCTTCCCCGAGCCCGAGAGGAGCTTCGACTGA
- the panC gene encoding pantoate--beta-alanine ligase — protein MEVGGIQALRRWRAEQSGRVGLVPTMGALHSGHQALMTRARAEADLVVTSIFVNPLQFGADEDFVQYPRPIEADLQKCEEAGVDFVFAPALAEMYPSAPEVRVVAGRMGAVFEGAARPGHFDGVLTVVAKLFTLIAPDVTVFGLKDIQQFCLVKRMIADLNFDIELIGLPVVRDGDGLAMSSRNEYLTGPDRERALAIPRALDAAADVAAGPAEVEAAARAVLEGAAARGDLEVIYLSLVDAADLRQCTPDFRGSALLLVSANVGGTHLIDNLPLEF, from the coding sequence ATGGAGGTCGGCGGCATTCAGGCGCTGCGTCGGTGGCGGGCCGAGCAGTCCGGTCGCGTCGGTCTCGTGCCGACGATGGGCGCCCTCCACTCGGGGCATCAGGCGCTTATGACCCGGGCCCGGGCCGAGGCGGATCTGGTCGTGACGTCGATCTTCGTCAATCCGCTGCAGTTCGGTGCCGATGAGGACTTCGTGCAGTATCCGCGTCCCATCGAGGCCGATCTGCAGAAGTGCGAGGAGGCCGGAGTCGACTTCGTCTTCGCCCCTGCCCTGGCGGAGATGTACCCGTCCGCGCCCGAGGTCCGCGTCGTCGCCGGACGCATGGGAGCGGTGTTCGAAGGGGCGGCCAGGCCCGGTCACTTCGACGGTGTGCTCACGGTCGTGGCGAAGCTGTTCACCCTCATCGCCCCCGATGTCACGGTCTTCGGACTCAAGGACATCCAGCAGTTCTGTCTGGTCAAGAGGATGATCGCCGACCTCAACTTCGATATCGAGCTCATCGGCCTGCCCGTCGTGCGCGACGGCGACGGCCTGGCGATGTCGAGTCGCAACGAATACCTCACCGGACCCGATCGGGAACGTGCCCTGGCGATTCCACGGGCCCTCGACGCCGCCGCCGATGTGGCTGCCGGGCCCGCCGAGGTCGAAGCTGCCGCGCGGGCCGTGCTCGAGGGCGCGGCCGCACGTGGAGATCTCGAGGTCATCTACCTCAGCCTCGTCGATGCCGCGGACCTGCGGCAGTGCACGCCGGACTTCCGGGGATCGGCTCTGCTGCTCGTCTCTGCGAATGTCGGCGGCACTCATCTCATCGACAACCTGCCGTTGGAATTCTGA
- a CDS encoding GuaB3 family IMP dehydrogenase-related protein, with amino-acid sequence MSSEIEIGRGKRGRRAYSLDDIAIVPARRTRDPEDVSLSWQIDAYQFELPFIGAPMDSAMSPETVIALGRFGGLGVLDLEGLWTRYDDPTPLLAEIAQLPTEMATSRMQELYSAPIQAELITARLEQIREAGVTVAGALTPQRTQEFYKTVVDAGVDIFVIRGTTVSAEHVSTHTEPLNLKQFIYELDVPVIVGGAATYTAALHLMRTGAAGVLVGFGGGAAATTRKTLGIHAPMATAVADVHAARRDYMDESGGRYVHVIADGGLGTSGDIVKAFGVGADAVMLGTALARSTEAPGRGMHWGAEAHHPELPRGHRVELGTVGSLEQVLFGPGRTAIGELNLAGALRRALATTGYLDLKEFQRVDVTVSPYQSGTVV; translated from the coding sequence GTGAGTTCTGAAATCGAAATCGGCAGAGGCAAGCGCGGTCGTCGCGCCTATTCGCTCGATGACATCGCCATCGTGCCCGCTCGACGCACCCGTGACCCCGAAGACGTGTCCCTGAGCTGGCAGATCGATGCCTATCAGTTCGAGCTGCCCTTCATCGGCGCCCCCATGGATTCGGCGATGTCGCCGGAGACCGTCATCGCCCTCGGCAGATTCGGCGGACTCGGCGTCCTCGACCTCGAGGGACTGTGGACCCGGTACGACGATCCCACCCCGCTGCTGGCAGAGATCGCCCAGCTGCCGACCGAGATGGCGACCTCGCGGATGCAGGAGCTCTACTCCGCTCCCATCCAGGCAGAGCTCATCACCGCCCGCCTCGAGCAGATCCGCGAGGCCGGGGTCACCGTCGCCGGCGCCCTGACCCCGCAGCGGACCCAGGAGTTCTACAAGACCGTCGTCGACGCCGGAGTCGACATCTTCGTCATCCGCGGCACCACGGTCTCGGCCGAACACGTCTCGACCCACACCGAACCGCTCAACCTCAAACAGTTCATCTACGAACTCGATGTGCCCGTCATCGTCGGCGGAGCCGCCACCTACACCGCGGCCCTGCACCTCATGCGCACCGGTGCCGCCGGCGTCCTCGTCGGCTTCGGCGGGGGAGCGGCGGCCACGACCCGGAAGACCCTGGGCATCCACGCCCCGATGGCCACGGCCGTCGCCGACGTCCACGCCGCCCGCCGCGACTACATGGATGAATCCGGCGGCCGCTACGTCCACGTCATCGCCGATGGCGGACTGGGCACCAGCGGAGACATCGTCAAGGCCTTCGGAGTCGGCGCCGACGCCGTCATGCTCGGCACCGCCCTGGCACGGTCGACCGAGGCCCCGGGCCGCGGCATGCACTGGGGAGCCGAAGCCCACCACCCGGAGCTGCCGCGCGGCCACCGCGTCGAACTCGGCACCGTCGGCAGCCTCGAACAGGTCCTCTTCGGACCCGGACGCACCGCGATCGGCGAACTCAACCTCGCCGGTGCCCTGCGCCGGGCACTCGCCACGACCGGCTACCTCGACCTCAAGGAATTCCAACGCGTCGACGTTACCGTCTCGCCTTACCAGTCTGGAACGGTGGTCTGA
- a CDS encoding LysR family transcriptional regulator: MWDLNRLRIWRAVVATGSVVAAAKNLNYTPATVSQHITTLQKAVGAPLYRRSGRGIEITELGRRLAEDSGEVFTSVARLDEIVESFRNVTRPRLRIAAFTSFNARLLPGIIETVARDHPNLRFDIQLNEPAKNRRTHCVIEIRAEVPQEGEIRLPEMTRVPLFDDDYRVVVSERHEFAACETVPFKDLEDEQWVDYDMWAGPSSKVVDHACAAAGFERKAFAACEDDFAALALVASNLGVTVLPRLSTLQLPPGLVAVDLTDPVPTRRVVMHVRERDAHLPHVRAFVAAAESAAATHLTPLAT; encoded by the coding sequence ATGTGGGATCTCAATCGACTCCGAATCTGGCGAGCCGTCGTCGCCACCGGTTCCGTGGTCGCGGCCGCGAAGAACCTCAACTACACGCCAGCCACCGTCAGCCAGCACATCACGACCCTGCAGAAGGCCGTCGGCGCGCCCCTGTACCGGCGCTCAGGGCGCGGCATCGAGATCACCGAGCTCGGCAGGCGGTTGGCCGAGGACTCCGGTGAGGTGTTCACCTCGGTGGCGCGGCTGGACGAGATCGTCGAGAGCTTCCGCAACGTCACTCGGCCGCGGCTGCGGATCGCGGCGTTCACCTCGTTCAATGCGCGCCTGCTGCCCGGGATCATCGAAACCGTGGCCCGTGACCACCCGAATCTGCGCTTCGACATCCAACTCAACGAACCGGCGAAGAACCGGCGCACCCACTGCGTCATCGAAATCCGTGCCGAGGTTCCGCAGGAAGGCGAGATCCGTCTGCCGGAGATGACCCGGGTTCCGCTCTTCGATGACGACTACCGCGTCGTGGTCTCAGAGCGGCACGAATTCGCCGCGTGTGAGACCGTGCCGTTCAAGGACCTCGAGGACGAGCAGTGGGTCGACTACGACATGTGGGCGGGACCGTCGAGCAAGGTCGTCGACCATGCGTGCGCGGCGGCCGGCTTCGAACGCAAGGCCTTCGCCGCCTGCGAGGACGACTTCGCCGCGCTCGCCCTCGTTGCCTCGAACCTCGGTGTCACTGTGCTGCCCAGGCTGTCGACGCTGCAGCTGCCGCCCGGACTCGTCGCCGTCGACCTCACCGACCCGGTGCCCACACGCAGGGTCGTCATGCATGTGCGCGAACGTGACGCGCACCTGCCCCACGTCCGCGCTTTCGTGGCCGCCGCCGAATCCGCCGCAGCCACCCACCTCACCCCACTTGCTACCTGA
- the nadA gene encoding quinolinate synthase NadA produces the protein MTTTASIELTLKDISATGTKDDMCSTELLDAPWDVDERPGYGPGASLADPIPAAAPRQGEIPEEYKQASAEELDARIRRAKETLGDRVVLLGHHYQRVEVVEHADYIGDSFMLARAAQNHPEAEAIVFCGVHFMAETADLLSKPNQSVILPNLAAGCSMADMASIDQVEDCWEQLAEVFGTEADEHGRVPVIPVTYMNSSAAIKGFCGRNGGIVCTSSNAEVVLEWAFERGQRVLFFPDQHLGRNTAVNMGIGPDEMPLWNPARPLGNNSEAELRNARVILWQGFCSVHKRFTPAQIAKARAEHPDVRVIVHPECPRETVEAADESGSTAYITKAIAEATEPTTFAIGTEINLVQRLAAEHPQHEIFCLDPVICPCSTMYRIHPGYIAWVLESLIAGEVVNQISVDAEVADPARVSLERMLAAKPRI, from the coding sequence ATGACCACGACAGCTTCGATCGAACTCACCCTCAAGGACATCTCTGCCACGGGGACGAAGGACGACATGTGCTCGACGGAGCTGCTCGATGCCCCGTGGGATGTCGACGAGCGGCCCGGCTATGGCCCCGGCGCCTCACTGGCCGATCCGATCCCCGCCGCCGCCCCGCGTCAGGGCGAGATCCCCGAGGAGTACAAGCAGGCCTCGGCCGAGGAGCTCGATGCTCGCATCCGCAGGGCCAAAGAGACCCTCGGAGACCGGGTCGTCCTCCTCGGACACCACTACCAGCGGGTCGAGGTCGTCGAACACGCCGACTACATCGGCGACTCATTCATGCTTGCCCGGGCCGCGCAGAACCACCCGGAAGCGGAGGCCATCGTCTTCTGCGGCGTCCACTTCATGGCTGAGACCGCCGATCTGCTCTCGAAGCCGAACCAGTCGGTCATCCTGCCCAATCTCGCGGCTGGCTGTTCGATGGCCGATATGGCCTCGATCGACCAGGTCGAGGACTGCTGGGAGCAGCTGGCCGAGGTCTTCGGCACCGAGGCCGATGAGCACGGTCGCGTCCCGGTCATCCCCGTCACGTACATGAATTCCTCGGCCGCGATCAAGGGCTTCTGCGGCCGCAACGGCGGCATCGTGTGCACCTCATCCAACGCCGAGGTGGTCCTCGAGTGGGCCTTCGAACGCGGGCAGAGGGTCCTGTTCTTCCCCGACCAGCACCTCGGCCGCAACACCGCGGTGAACATGGGAATCGGCCCCGACGAGATGCCCCTGTGGAATCCCGCGCGACCGCTGGGCAACAACTCCGAAGCCGAGCTGCGCAACGCCCGCGTCATCCTGTGGCAGGGATTCTGCTCCGTGCACAAGCGCTTCACCCCCGCCCAGATCGCCAAGGCCCGGGCCGAACACCCCGATGTGCGCGTCATCGTTCACCCCGAATGCCCGCGCGAGACCGTCGAGGCCGCCGATGAGTCAGGGTCGACCGCGTACATCACGAAGGCCATCGCCGAGGCGACCGAGCCGACCACGTTCGCCATCGGCACCGAGATCAACCTCGTCCAGCGGCTGGCCGCCGAGCATCCGCAGCACGAGATCTTCTGCCTCGATCCCGTCATCTGCCCGTGCTCGACGATGTATCGCATCCACCCCGGATACATCGCCTGGGTCCTCGAGTCCCTCATCGCCGGCGAGGTCGTCAATCAGATCTCCGTCGACGCCGAGGTGGCCGACCCCGCCCGCGTCTCCCTGGAGCGGATGCTCGCTGCGAAGCCGCGGATCTGA
- the istA gene encoding IS21 family transposase, with amino-acid sequence MSRVEQFENIRRDHRDHEMSIRQLAQKYKVHRRTVRQALADAVPPRRKTPERVAPVLGEHVATVRAWLVADKEVPRKQRHTARRVWQRLVEEEGVEVAESSVRTLVAKLRRDIFDQSLEVKVPQTHAPAAEAEVDFGEFYALIGGVWLKLWMFILRLSHSGKAVHIAYANQAQESFLDGHVKAFDRLGGVPTGMIRYDNLTPAVVRVLLGREREENPRFVALRSHYGFDSFFCQPGIKGAHEKGGVEGEVGRFRRRHLVPVPEFASLAELNAFMVAADAGDDDRKITGRVETVGAAAARELPGLRGLPDEVFDAAQTLSCRVDARARVCVRQSYYSVPARLAGRRLQVRLGATTVTVIAESGVVAVHTRSLHKYTEDLVLDHYLEVLIRKPGAFAGATALAAARKSGMFTNAHQRFWDAARGQLGDTAGTRALIGVLLLHRSLPNGDIVTALTTATGLGCFDADVVAVEARRAGQAMTAPPAVVVPAHVGPVGERPVPGLGAYDELVSVVGA; translated from the coding sequence ATGTCGAGAGTGGAGCAATTCGAGAATATCCGACGAGACCACAGAGACCATGAGATGTCGATTCGACAGTTAGCCCAAAAGTACAAGGTCCACCGCAGGACGGTACGTCAGGCGTTGGCGGATGCGGTACCACCGCGGCGGAAGACTCCGGAGAGGGTAGCACCAGTCCTCGGTGAGCACGTTGCCACCGTCCGGGCTTGGTTAGTTGCTGACAAAGAGGTCCCTCGGAAGCAGCGTCATACCGCCCGGCGGGTCTGGCAGCGCCTCGTCGAGGAGGAAGGAGTCGAGGTTGCGGAGTCGAGTGTGCGAACCCTGGTCGCGAAGCTGCGCCGGGACATTTTCGATCAGTCGTTGGAGGTCAAGGTTCCTCAAACCCATGCCCCGGCGGCTGAAGCCGAGGTCGACTTCGGGGAGTTCTACGCCCTCATCGGTGGGGTGTGGTTGAAGCTGTGGATGTTCATTCTGCGCCTATCGCATTCGGGTAAAGCCGTGCACATTGCTTACGCCAACCAGGCTCAGGAGTCGTTTCTCGACGGTCATGTGAAGGCCTTCGACCGGCTCGGTGGAGTCCCGACGGGCATGATCCGGTATGACAACCTGACTCCGGCGGTGGTGCGGGTGCTGCTGGGTCGGGAACGGGAGGAGAATCCCCGGTTTGTCGCCCTGAGGTCGCATTACGGGTTCGATAGCTTCTTCTGCCAGCCCGGGATCAAGGGTGCTCATGAGAAGGGTGGCGTCGAGGGGGAGGTCGGTCGGTTCCGGCGCCGTCATCTGGTGCCGGTGCCCGAGTTCGCCTCCTTAGCCGAGCTCAACGCTTTCATGGTCGCTGCCGATGCTGGTGATGACGACCGAAAGATCACCGGCCGGGTCGAGACGGTCGGGGCCGCGGCGGCCCGGGAGCTGCCTGGCCTGCGGGGTTTGCCCGATGAGGTCTTCGATGCCGCGCAGACCCTGTCGTGTCGGGTCGATGCGAGAGCCAGAGTGTGCGTACGTCAGTCCTATTACTCGGTGCCGGCCCGGTTGGCTGGCAGACGCCTCCAGGTGCGTTTGGGGGCCACGACGGTGACCGTGATCGCTGAGTCGGGGGTGGTCGCTGTCCATACCCGGTCGCTGCATAAGTACACCGAAGATTTGGTCCTCGATCACTACCTGGAAGTCCTCATACGCAAGCCCGGAGCATTCGCCGGGGCCACCGCGCTGGCGGCTGCCCGGAAGTCCGGGATGTTCACGAACGCTCATCAACGGTTCTGGGATGCTGCGCGTGGGCAACTCGGCGACACGGCCGGGACCCGGGCGCTCATCGGTGTGCTGCTACTGCACCGCAGCCTGCCCAACGGTGACATTGTCACCGCATTGACAACCGCGACCGGGTTGGGATGCTTCGATGCTGATGTGGTCGCGGTCGAGGCCCGCCGGGCCGGTCAGGCGATGACTGCGCCACCGGCGGTGGTCGTCCCGGCCCACGTCGGACCAGTCGGGGAGAGGCCGGTGCCGGGCCTGGGCGCCTATGACGAACTGGTCTCGGTGGTGGGAGCATGA